Proteins found in one Seonamhaeicola sp. S2-3 genomic segment:
- a CDS encoding VCBS repeat-containing protein, whose protein sequence is MINRFLTTWLILVLLVSKLSAQNTIWKRHTIDASLSGADGVKITDVNNDGLPDITTGWEEGGYTKVYLHPGFNLVKQNWPSVIVGKTPNVEDAVFADLDNNGALDVVSSTEGHHNKIYFNWAPSNLDDYLNAEEWKSQVLPASDKNVQWMYCVPMDIDGKNGIDLVVGSKNKNAEIGWFQSPKNSRKLSKWKWFSISPATWVMSMFSKDMDGDGDLDIVVSDRKPGPTQGVRWLENPRKIRKQKKTWKNHFIGCQGLEVMFMDLKDLDGDGLEDVIVTEATTRKIWFLKRMDKTGLNWKPFPIAIPEYATKPKSVVVGDLDNDGKPDLVHSFEKANGKKEGIYWLSYKNKPTDSVWEWHTISGPKGIKYDKIELVDLDGDGDLDVLTCEENYGADSEGLGVIWYENPLNEI, encoded by the coding sequence ATGATAAATAGATTCTTAACAACATGGTTAATTCTTGTTTTGTTAGTAAGTAAACTTAGTGCCCAAAATACTATTTGGAAAAGGCATACCATTGATGCTTCTCTTAGTGGTGCCGATGGCGTTAAAATTACCGATGTAAATAATGATGGTTTACCCGATATTACCACAGGTTGGGAAGAGGGAGGTTATACCAAAGTTTATTTACATCCAGGTTTCAATTTGGTAAAGCAAAATTGGCCTTCAGTAATCGTTGGAAAAACCCCAAATGTTGAAGACGCTGTATTTGCAGATTTAGATAACAATGGTGCATTGGACGTGGTAAGCAGCACAGAAGGACATCACAATAAAATATATTTTAATTGGGCTCCAAGTAACCTAGATGACTATCTGAATGCTGAAGAGTGGAAGTCTCAAGTGCTTCCTGCCTCAGATAAAAATGTACAGTGGATGTATTGTGTACCAATGGATATTGATGGGAAAAATGGTATCGATTTAGTAGTAGGATCTAAAAATAAAAATGCAGAAATAGGATGGTTTCAATCCCCCAAAAATTCAAGAAAGCTTTCTAAATGGAAATGGTTTTCTATAAGTCCTGCAACCTGGGTAATGTCTATGTTTAGTAAGGATATGGATGGTGATGGGGATTTGGATATTGTGGTATCCGACCGTAAACCGGGACCGACTCAAGGTGTTCGCTGGTTAGAAAACCCAAGGAAAATCAGAAAGCAAAAAAAAACATGGAAGAATCATTTTATAGGATGCCAAGGATTAGAGGTTATGTTTATGGATTTGAAAGATTTGGATGGGGATGGTTTAGAAGATGTAATTGTTACAGAAGCAACTACTCGAAAAATTTGGTTCTTAAAACGAATGGATAAAACGGGATTGAATTGGAAACCATTTCCAATTGCAATTCCAGAATATGCCACTAAACCTAAATCAGTAGTTGTTGGAGATCTTGATAACGATGGAAAACCAGACCTTGTACATTCTTTTGAAAAAGCAAACGGAAAAAAGGAAGGGATTTATTGGTTGTCTTATAAAAATAAACCAACAGATTCTGTTTGGGAATGGCATACAATTAGCGGACCAAAAGGCATAAAATACGACAAGATTGAATTGGTAGATTTAGATGGCGATGGCGATTTGGACGTCCTTACTTGTGAGGAAAATTATGGTGCGGATAGTGAAGGCTTGGGGGTAATCTGGTATGAAAACCCACTGAATGAAATTTAA
- the rhaT gene encoding L-rhamnose/proton symporter RhaT, translating to MQAILGVLFHSLGGVAAGSFYMPYNKVKGWAWETYWMVGGLVSWLIVPPIAAWLTVPGFLDIIVASSNTILSFVFLMGLLWGVGGLTYGLGIRYLGMSLGNSVVLGFCSAFGALVPPIYYNLKPMEGKETFSDMLASSGGQLVLFGVLVCLLGIAICGKAGMLKENELSDEEKKKSVSEFNLVKGLVVAILSGILSSFFSFGIEGGKPLADAAVAAGYDHLYANNVTFVVILWGGLATNFVWTTFLSIKNKSYNDLTNKTTPISKNIMFSALAGTIWFLQFFFYGMGESKLGNGASSWILHMSTIILTANLWGIYRKEWKGVAAKTKWTITSGIVVIVLSVVLVGIGNSI from the coding sequence ATGCAAGCAATTTTAGGCGTATTATTTCATTCATTGGGCGGAGTCGCAGCAGGTAGTTTTTACATGCCATATAATAAAGTAAAAGGTTGGGCTTGGGAAACGTACTGGATGGTTGGAGGTTTAGTATCATGGCTAATCGTGCCGCCAATAGCTGCTTGGTTAACTGTACCTGGCTTTCTAGATATTATAGTTGCTAGTTCCAACACCATTCTAAGCTTTGTGTTTTTAATGGGCTTACTATGGGGGGTAGGTGGGTTAACTTACGGTCTTGGTATTCGGTATTTAGGCATGTCTTTAGGTAATTCTGTAGTATTGGGGTTTTGCTCAGCATTCGGAGCTTTAGTACCTCCAATTTATTACAATTTGAAACCAATGGAAGGCAAAGAAACGTTCTCTGATATGTTAGCTTCGTCCGGTGGACAATTGGTGCTTTTTGGTGTGTTGGTATGTTTATTAGGAATTGCAATTTGTGGTAAGGCCGGTATGTTAAAAGAAAATGAACTTTCTGATGAGGAAAAAAAGAAAAGTGTTTCAGAATTTAATCTGGTAAAAGGACTAGTGGTTGCTATTTTATCTGGTATTTTAAGTTCATTTTTTAGTTTTGGAATTGAAGGCGGTAAACCATTAGCTGATGCTGCAGTGGCAGCTGGTTATGACCATTTATATGCTAATAATGTAACCTTTGTGGTCATACTTTGGGGCGGTTTAGCAACTAATTTTGTTTGGACCACTTTTTTAAGCATAAAAAATAAATCCTATAACGACCTTACCAATAAGACAACTCCCATTTCAAAAAATATCATGTTTTCGGCTTTAGCAGGTACAATATGGTTTTTACAGTTCTTTTTCTACGGTATGGGCGAAAGTAAATTAGGAAATGGAGCTAGTTCGTGGATTTTGCATATGTCTACCATTATTTTAACAGCTAATCTTTGGGGTATTTACCGTAAAGAATGGAAAGGTGTTGCCGCTAAAACTAAGTGGACCATAACTTCAGGTATTGTGGTTATTGTTTTATCTGTTGTTTTGGTAGGTATAGGGAATTCTATTTAG
- a CDS encoding glycosyl hydrolase, whose product MKYSFLSVTFFLLLMFSCNDKSIIIDNEDLYAKFQNPPAEACPFVRWWWNGNKVKKEELDRQLESLKNVGFGGVEINPIAMPMAFDNTAQSLDWMSNEWIDMVVHAAKKAKDLGMITDIIAGTGWPFGGEFLKDEETCQRMVSDNISYDSKAIIKVDEDYLINLFKEKYNKLRAQKHLSKRTTYRLANLALVPKNCNDEREIINLTEFLDENKNLIYKIEKPGQYYLNYTLIQQNFRDVTLGAPGGAGPVMNHYKKEMTLAYLNRLKKISERSGIPLNKLIRAIFCDSIEVSGANWTDGFETMFYHTYGYKLEKWMPFVFYSAHGNYSNELYSENFSSEFKDKLKRVRYDYNKLLVEVFLENFTKTYKAFCEENGVLCRYQAYGTPFLMGMLDGYMIPDIPESNNWIYSAEMKDSLWQWNQSHGYMTWNMYASAGAHLTGKKITSCESMTNTRGVFKMTLEEMKQHDDMNFITGINHSVLHGYNYSPKEAPFPGWIRYGAYFSENNTWWKHLHLWVDYNARLSAVFQNSQPDKSIAIIGPTSDIWGDKGLARTPFHMEPAYLYKLWEPISQLGYSCEYINQNVLAKAEINDGTISYGNMTYKLLVLASLKSIHPEIALVLKKFVESGGKIVVIDGLPKKALHFTDFHKKDEQVKQTMELLLANHPDSFIKTNQPKSTKELFMWAKQFIEQSGVNPDVIISNPSNQVFQIHQYTQDKDIYFFTNIHRFEKASFNAKFPVEGKYPYVWNPETGERKPYYYASNSNELEINLNPLESLLIVFQNNKPTKKAEKKDCQVKSSKKIDEDWTVIGHRVDNKTYTWDMTELIDFSQSTDTTQTSFAGEIIYKTTIDKAEDFTHIDLGDVNEGVTELYVNGKKVGKRWYGKAIYPIKSCLKQGANSIEIRYTTVLANYCKSLNNPLTIRWTRVYKDKVSTGVQGPVKLIKY is encoded by the coding sequence ATGAAGTATTCTTTTTTATCAGTAACATTTTTTCTTCTCCTAATGTTCTCTTGTAATGATAAGAGTATAATTATTGATAATGAAGATTTGTACGCAAAATTCCAAAACCCTCCAGCAGAGGCATGTCCTTTTGTACGTTGGTGGTGGAATGGAAACAAAGTGAAAAAAGAAGAGTTGGACAGACAGCTCGAATCTCTTAAAAATGTAGGTTTTGGTGGTGTTGAAATTAATCCTATAGCGATGCCTATGGCTTTTGATAACACTGCGCAATCTTTAGATTGGATGAGTAATGAATGGATTGATATGGTGGTTCATGCTGCCAAAAAAGCCAAAGATTTAGGTATGATTACCGATATAATTGCGGGTACAGGTTGGCCATTTGGGGGTGAATTTTTAAAAGATGAAGAAACCTGCCAGCGAATGGTCTCTGATAATATCTCTTATGATTCTAAAGCCATTATTAAAGTAGATGAAGACTATTTAATCAATCTTTTCAAAGAAAAATATAATAAGTTACGGGCTCAAAAACATCTAAGTAAAAGAACAACTTACAGGCTTGCTAACTTAGCTTTAGTGCCTAAGAATTGTAATGATGAACGAGAGATTATTAACCTCACTGAGTTTTTAGATGAAAATAAAAATCTTATATATAAAATAGAAAAACCCGGTCAGTATTATTTAAACTATACACTAATTCAACAAAATTTTAGAGATGTTACCCTGGGAGCTCCTGGAGGTGCAGGTCCTGTAATGAATCATTATAAAAAAGAAATGACTTTGGCATATTTAAATAGGTTAAAGAAAATTTCAGAGCGTTCAGGTATTCCTTTAAATAAATTAATAAGAGCAATTTTTTGTGATAGTATAGAAGTATCTGGAGCAAATTGGACCGATGGTTTTGAAACTATGTTTTATCACACCTATGGTTACAAGTTAGAAAAGTGGATGCCTTTTGTGTTTTATTCAGCACATGGTAATTATTCAAATGAGCTATATTCCGAAAACTTTTCATCAGAATTTAAAGACAAATTAAAGCGGGTTAGGTATGACTACAATAAGCTTTTAGTAGAGGTGTTTCTGGAAAACTTTACTAAAACCTATAAAGCGTTTTGCGAAGAAAATGGCGTGCTTTGTAGGTACCAAGCCTATGGCACACCTTTTTTAATGGGTATGTTAGACGGTTACATGATACCTGATATTCCAGAAAGCAACAACTGGATTTATTCAGCAGAAATGAAAGATTCCTTATGGCAATGGAATCAATCTCACGGTTATATGACTTGGAATATGTATGCCTCTGCAGGCGCACATTTAACAGGAAAAAAAATTACGAGCTGTGAAAGTATGACCAATACGCGTGGTGTTTTTAAAATGACTCTAGAAGAAATGAAACAACATGATGATATGAATTTTATAACAGGAATTAATCATTCTGTATTACACGGTTATAATTACTCCCCAAAAGAAGCACCATTTCCTGGATGGATACGTTATGGCGCCTATTTTAGTGAAAACAATACCTGGTGGAAACACTTACATCTTTGGGTTGATTATAATGCCAGATTATCAGCTGTGTTTCAAAATTCTCAACCCGATAAATCTATTGCTATTATAGGTCCAACATCCGATATTTGGGGAGACAAAGGTTTAGCTAGAACCCCCTTTCATATGGAACCAGCGTATTTGTACAAACTTTGGGAACCTATCAGTCAGTTAGGATATTCTTGCGAGTATATTAATCAAAATGTATTAGCTAAAGCTGAAATAAATGACGGTACGATTTCATACGGAAATATGACTTATAAATTGTTGGTATTGGCCAGTTTGAAGTCTATTCATCCAGAAATAGCCTTAGTGTTAAAGAAATTTGTAGAATCAGGCGGAAAAATTGTAGTTATTGATGGACTTCCCAAAAAAGCTTTACACTTTACCGATTTTCATAAAAAGGATGAGCAAGTAAAACAGACAATGGAACTTTTATTAGCCAATCATCCTGATTCATTTATAAAAACCAATCAGCCAAAATCTACAAAAGAGTTATTTATGTGGGCGAAACAATTTATAGAGCAATCGGGTGTTAACCCAGACGTAATTATAAGTAATCCATCAAATCAAGTCTTTCAAATTCATCAATATACTCAGGATAAAGATATTTATTTTTTCACCAATATTCATAGGTTTGAAAAAGCATCTTTTAATGCAAAATTTCCTGTGGAAGGAAAATATCCATATGTATGGAATCCAGAAACAGGAGAACGAAAACCATATTATTATGCCTCTAATTCTAATGAGTTAGAGATTAACTTAAACCCATTAGAATCCTTGTTGATTGTTTTTCAAAATAATAAGCCAACAAAAAAAGCAGAAAAAAAAGATTGTCAAGTTAAAAGTTCAAAGAAAATAGACGAAGATTGGACGGTAATTGGGCATCGTGTAGACAATAAAACCTATACATGGGATATGACAGAGCTCATAGACTTCAGTCAGTCAACAGATACCACACAAACTTCATTTGCAGGAGAAATTATCTATAAAACAACCATAGATAAGGCGGAAGATTTTACTCATATAGATTTAGGCGATGTAAATGAAGGTGTTACAGAACTTTATGTGAACGGTAAAAAAGTAGGCAAACGTTGGTATGGTAAGGCTATATATCCAATAAAAAGTTGCCTGAAACAAGGGGCTAATAGCATAGAAATTCGTTATACAACAGTTCTGGCCAATTATTGTAAATCGTTAAATAATCCCCTAACTATCCGTTGGACAAGAGTGTATAAAGACAAAGTGTCTACTGGGGTACAAGGTCCTGTAAAATTAATAAAGTATTAA
- a CDS encoding alpha-L-rhamnosidase, with protein MINKQALFPLVFLAMFFVSCHQVSTSLTSMTFKKLTVDFKETPMALESEQPLFSWIVNAEGFNKSQSAYHILVASSKDKLNEADADMWNSQKVESEKSTFVKYQGAPLQAMKTYYWKVKIWDENGDVLNWSDTQIFEMGLMNQENWGESKWITLNEDTRTSPYRFRDYKTGKMKKAEPVEGFAASYFRKEVNVNKTIKNAQAYICGLGYYELYLNGEKVGNHVLDPAPSNYNKQAYYVNYDITEQVNSGQNAFGIILGNGFYGQNISWKRDPESDRDLAYGPPTVKLLVKFKYEDGTETDFYTDETWKESTGPIVFNNVYGGDTYDARFELGDWTTLGYNDANWGLAKETLPKIKKINAQQMPPIRKLKELEPKNVFKGVDGEWIVDFGQNIAGWVKLNVKEKEGQLIEVITTEALLTNGKDIFKGSTGGGANGMPQLYEYICKGNKVESWEPKFSYHGFRYAKIKGVSSKPNADMIKAVLVATDIEETGSFISSDTLLNKMHSISKWTIVDNVHGIPEDCPHREKCGWLGDAHAFCEYALYNYDMYDFYKKYMEDIRTQMRPTKGHNNPDVKFQVPTMIAPGKRTSTYAKIDWGVATMYLPWYNYLYYGDDTIVREYYESMKGLTNFYLNFKDENGIMQDGMGDWCPPRWDRRKNPSAMECDPVISANAYFYNVLGIMETFAKINNDAEYQSKMKLEKEALKAAFNKEFLVDIPNTKYKWYQSQTATVQALQFGIVPEEDVENVVNGLVYDILEVKGGHHSTGIHGNRYIYTVLTKYGKADVAHQILTTPEFPSQTYVMNSGFTTWPERQFEWEKMEGPTNSLNHPMHSGFAAYFYESLGGIKSSEEHPGFKEFMVNPEFPNQITSTSVSVPTPYGDIKNDWTAKDGILLMNLAVPFNTKAKIVLTSSELETLKINGESIDIFKENNEIITDDNHVILGSGQYEVEYLKALK; from the coding sequence ATGATAAATAAACAAGCACTGTTTCCGCTAGTATTTTTGGCCATGTTTTTTGTGTCCTGCCATCAAGTTTCTACTTCACTAACATCAATGACTTTTAAAAAATTAACCGTTGATTTTAAAGAAACACCAATGGCCTTAGAGAGTGAGCAACCACTTTTTTCTTGGATTGTGAATGCTGAAGGATTTAATAAATCACAATCAGCATATCATATTTTGGTAGCGTCATCAAAAGATAAATTGAATGAGGCTGATGCAGATATGTGGAATTCACAAAAAGTAGAAAGTGAAAAATCTACATTCGTAAAATACCAAGGAGCTCCTTTACAAGCAATGAAAACTTACTACTGGAAAGTAAAGATTTGGGATGAAAACGGAGATGTTTTAAATTGGTCAGACACTCAGATCTTTGAAATGGGGTTAATGAATCAGGAAAACTGGGGAGAATCAAAATGGATTACGCTTAATGAAGATACCAGAACATCACCCTATCGCTTTAGAGATTACAAAACGGGTAAAATGAAAAAAGCAGAACCTGTTGAAGGGTTTGCAGCAAGTTACTTTAGAAAAGAAGTTAATGTCAATAAAACCATAAAAAATGCTCAAGCCTATATCTGCGGTTTAGGTTATTATGAACTATACTTAAACGGAGAAAAGGTGGGTAACCATGTGTTAGACCCAGCACCTTCAAATTACAATAAACAAGCCTACTATGTAAATTATGATATTACAGAGCAAGTAAATTCAGGACAGAATGCTTTTGGAATTATTTTAGGAAATGGTTTTTACGGACAAAATATTTCTTGGAAGCGAGATCCTGAATCAGACAGAGATTTAGCATATGGACCACCAACAGTAAAACTTTTAGTGAAATTTAAATATGAAGATGGTACCGAAACCGATTTTTATACCGATGAAACATGGAAAGAATCTACAGGGCCTATTGTATTTAATAACGTTTATGGGGGGGATACTTATGACGCTAGATTTGAATTGGGAGATTGGACAACTCTAGGGTATAATGATGCTAATTGGGGGTTAGCTAAAGAAACTTTACCAAAAATTAAAAAGATTAACGCACAACAAATGCCACCAATTAGAAAATTAAAAGAGTTGGAGCCGAAAAACGTATTTAAAGGAGTAGATGGTGAATGGATTGTAGATTTTGGTCAAAATATAGCAGGTTGGGTTAAGTTGAATGTAAAAGAAAAAGAAGGACAACTTATAGAAGTTATTACAACTGAAGCTTTATTAACCAACGGAAAGGATATTTTTAAAGGATCTACAGGAGGTGGTGCCAATGGTATGCCACAACTATATGAATACATCTGTAAAGGAAATAAAGTTGAGTCATGGGAACCAAAATTTAGTTATCATGGCTTTAGATATGCAAAAATAAAAGGTGTTTCTTCTAAGCCAAATGCAGATATGATAAAAGCAGTATTGGTAGCAACAGATATTGAAGAAACAGGAAGTTTTATATCTTCAGATACATTACTAAATAAAATGCACAGTATTAGTAAATGGACTATTGTTGATAATGTTCATGGAATACCAGAAGATTGTCCGCATCGTGAAAAATGTGGTTGGTTAGGTGATGCGCATGCCTTTTGTGAATATGCCTTGTATAATTATGATATGTATGATTTTTATAAAAAATATATGGAAGACATACGTACTCAAATGCGTCCTACAAAAGGACACAACAACCCAGATGTCAAATTCCAAGTGCCTACAATGATAGCTCCTGGTAAACGAACCTCTACCTATGCTAAAATAGATTGGGGAGTAGCCACCATGTACTTACCTTGGTATAATTATTTATACTACGGTGATGACACAATTGTTAGAGAATATTATGAATCTATGAAAGGTTTAACTAATTTCTATCTTAATTTTAAAGACGAGAATGGCATAATGCAAGATGGTATGGGCGATTGGTGTCCACCACGATGGGACAGGAGAAAAAATCCTAGCGCCATGGAATGCGACCCGGTTATTTCAGCTAACGCCTATTTTTACAATGTTTTAGGCATTATGGAAACTTTTGCAAAAATAAATAATGATGCGGAGTATCAATCAAAAATGAAATTAGAAAAAGAAGCCTTAAAAGCTGCGTTCAATAAAGAGTTTTTAGTAGACATTCCAAATACAAAATACAAATGGTATCAAAGTCAAACCGCAACGGTTCAGGCTCTACAATTCGGTATCGTTCCAGAAGAAGATGTAGAAAATGTAGTAAATGGCTTAGTCTATGATATTTTAGAAGTTAAAGGCGGGCACCATTCAACCGGAATTCATGGTAACAGATATATTTATACGGTATTAACTAAATACGGAAAAGCAGATGTAGCACATCAAATTTTAACAACACCAGAATTCCCAAGTCAAACCTACGTGATGAATTCGGGCTTCACCACATGGCCAGAACGCCAATTTGAATGGGAGAAAATGGAAGGACCTACAAATTCATTAAACCATCCAATGCATAGTGGTTTTGCAGCCTATTTTTATGAATCTTTAGGAGGTATCAAATCTTCAGAAGAACATCCTGGATTTAAAGAATTTATGGTTAATCCTGAATTCCCAAATCAGATTACTAGTACCAGTGTTTCTGTGCCAACACCATACGGGGATATAAAGAATGATTGGACAGCTAAAGATGGTATATTATTAATGAATTTAGCGGTGCCGTTTAATACTAAAGCAAAAATTGTTTTAACGTCTTCTGAATTAGAGACCTTGAAAATTAATGGAGAATCCATAGATATATTTAAAGAAAATAATGAGATTATAACAGATGATAATCATGTGATTTTAGGTTCAGGACAGTATGAAGTTGAATATTTGAAAGCTTTAAAATAA
- a CDS encoding T9SS type A sorting domain-containing protein: protein MITKTTIAFLILFMGTVNTIAQTAPCDGTLPFEEQNGLLTIEMESGIINDNRWQIGTETVDGEEITYLYWTGPESFNALTGAPIVYNIKINTPGTYRFAWRMRVGTGTAAGEHNDAWLKVDGEDFYGIKNGAKVYPKPLCNSDPALTCAAGSSTQNFIKAFGNRLDWGFVTNTNDGDSHRVWVTFNEAKVYTITLDARSNYLFIDKMVLRRSNVSDTAAQNLNNPESSCYNALSINDVNRRETKIYPNPTMGKIEISNIPINSILNISNISGAIIRTINTKKSAEIIDISDLESGLYFISNSDKNNYFVKKIIKI, encoded by the coding sequence ATGATTACTAAAACTACAATCGCATTTCTCATTCTTTTTATGGGTACAGTGAATACTATAGCTCAAACAGCACCATGTGATGGAACTTTACCTTTTGAAGAACAAAATGGATTGTTAACCATAGAGATGGAATCTGGTATTATAAACGACAACCGATGGCAAATTGGTACAGAAACTGTAGATGGAGAAGAAATTACCTATTTATACTGGACGGGGCCAGAATCTTTCAACGCACTTACTGGGGCTCCAATTGTTTATAACATTAAAATTAATACTCCAGGTACTTACAGATTTGCATGGCGAATGCGCGTTGGCACGGGAACGGCTGCAGGAGAGCATAACGATGCTTGGTTAAAAGTTGATGGCGAAGATTTTTACGGTATTAAAAATGGAGCTAAAGTATATCCTAAACCTTTGTGCAACTCAGATCCAGCTTTAACTTGTGCAGCAGGAAGCTCAACTCAAAACTTCATAAAAGCCTTCGGAAACAGATTAGATTGGGGTTTTGTAACCAACACAAATGATGGTGATTCACACAGAGTTTGGGTTACCTTTAATGAGGCTAAAGTATATACCATTACTCTAGATGCTAGATCAAACTATTTATTTATTGATAAAATGGTGTTAAGAAGAAGTAATGTTTCCGATACTGCTGCTCAGAATTTAAATAATCCAGAATCTTCCTGCTATAACGCTTTATCAATAAATGATGTAAATAGACGTGAAACAAAAATTTACCCGAACCCAACAATGGGGAAAATAGAAATTAGCAATATTCCTATTAATTCTATTTTGAATATTTCTAATATTTCTGGAGCTATTATTAGAACAATAAATACAAAAAAATCCGCGGAAATTATTGATATTAGTGATTTAGAAAGTGGTCTCTATTTTATATCTAATTCTGATAAAAATAATTATTTCGTAAAAAAAATTATTAAAATATAA
- a CDS encoding sulfatase → MIKILKSLLVLNVILFFNCKKEDISKQIKPNILFILVDDLGYHDLGVTGSVFYETPNIDRLANEGVMFTNGYAASRVCSPSRASIMTGKFTARHGITDWIGAKAGEEWRTRNRHDKLLPADYVRELPKTDITIAEAFKQNGYKTFFAGKWHLGGKSSYPEDHGFDINIGGIEAGSPRGGFFSPWNNPKLKNRKDGENLTMRLAQETVEFIKQNKDSTFFAFLSFYAVHAPIQTTERKWRKYRNKADSLGIMPSGYKMERILPIRQVQDNPIYGGLVETVDDAVGVVLKALKDNGVDENTIVVFTSDNGGVASGDNYSTSNLPLRGGKGYQWEGGIKEPYFIKVPWLKQEGVKTEFPVISTDFYPTLLDLANVPLLPEQHIDGISLKPLLKGEYLKVKRPLYWHYPHYGNQGGDPASIIQENTWKLIHYWEDGHEELYKLPSTEIDELNVISNYPEIAQKMSKKLMNWLNEVGAKYPEKDLEYNINKAEKRHFDIINKKWPSLEKNRLEVLSEDFQPNRNWWKSKLTLD, encoded by the coding sequence TTGATTAAGATTCTAAAAAGTTTACTAGTATTAAATGTAATTCTTTTTTTTAATTGTAAAAAGGAGGATATAAGTAAACAAATTAAACCTAATATACTGTTTATTTTAGTTGATGATTTGGGCTATCACGATTTAGGGGTAACAGGAAGTGTATTTTACGAAACACCAAATATTGATAGGCTAGCAAATGAAGGTGTTATGTTTACCAATGGTTATGCAGCAAGTAGAGTGTGTAGCCCTTCCAGAGCGAGTATAATGACAGGGAAATTTACGGCACGTCATGGTATAACAGACTGGATTGGAGCTAAGGCAGGAGAAGAATGGCGCACTAGAAACCGTCATGACAAATTATTGCCTGCCGATTATGTGCGCGAGTTACCTAAAACCGATATAACTATAGCAGAAGCCTTTAAGCAGAATGGATACAAAACCTTTTTTGCAGGAAAATGGCATTTAGGAGGTAAGAGCTCATACCCAGAAGACCATGGGTTTGATATTAATATTGGCGGCATAGAAGCAGGATCTCCAAGAGGAGGGTTCTTTTCACCATGGAATAACCCTAAATTAAAAAATAGGAAGGACGGTGAAAATTTAACGATGCGTTTAGCCCAAGAAACAGTAGAATTTATCAAACAAAATAAAGATTCTACATTTTTTGCATTTTTATCTTTTTATGCCGTACATGCGCCAATACAAACTACCGAACGTAAATGGCGTAAATATCGCAACAAGGCAGATAGCTTGGGTATAATGCCTTCTGGTTATAAAATGGAGCGCATTTTACCTATTAGGCAAGTGCAAGATAATCCTATATACGGTGGGTTAGTAGAAACTGTAGATGATGCAGTAGGTGTGGTTTTAAAAGCATTAAAGGATAATGGAGTAGACGAAAATACTATTGTGGTTTTTACATCAGATAATGGCGGTGTAGCATCTGGTGATAATTATTCTACTAGTAATTTACCTTTAAGAGGGGGTAAAGGCTATCAATGGGAAGGAGGTATTAAAGAACCTTATTTTATTAAAGTGCCATGGTTAAAACAAGAAGGTGTTAAAACAGAATTTCCTGTGATAAGCACAGATTTCTATCCTACGTTGTTAGATTTGGCTAATGTACCGCTTTTGCCCGAACAACACATAGATGGAATTAGTTTAAAACCCCTGTTAAAAGGGGAGTACTTAAAAGTAAAAAGACCTTTGTACTGGCATTATCCACACTATGGAAATCAAGGGGGCGATCCCGCATCAATTATTCAAGAAAATACTTGGAAATTAATTCATTATTGGGAAGATGGCCATGAAGAATTATATAAATTACCCTCTACAGAGATAGATGAGTTGAATGTTATATCTAACTATCCAGAAATTGCGCAAAAAATGAGCAAAAAATTGATGAATTGGCTAAACGAAGTAGGGGCAAAATATCCAGAAAAAGACCTTGAATACAATATAAACAAGGCAGAAAAAAGACATTTTGATATAATTAATAAAAAGTGGCCTTCTCTAGAAAAAAATAGATTAGAAGTGCTTTCGGAAGACTTTCAACCGAATAGAAATTGGTGGAAAAGTAAGTTAACTCTCGATTGA